The Stigmatopora nigra isolate UIUO_SnigA chromosome 23, RoL_Snig_1.1, whole genome shotgun sequence genome includes the window TCAAGAATGAGAAATGCAACACAGGAGAACAGCTTTTCAGGAGAAAACCATATTAAAACCTGTGTTgaaatccacattccaaataacTCTAAGTTATTTTGGCCCAAAATAAACTGGCCGGCCAAAATGAGATTGAGTTGGCACGGatgtggcccgcaaaccaaTCAGAGTCTAACGCTGCTGCATCAaaccattcattcactcattcattttcaatactgCTATCCTCAACAAGGAtggcagggggtgccggagccaaacCTAGCCAACTACGGGAGAAAAACAATCATTCTTTAGAttataccttggggcaatttagagcatgttgttgggatgtgggaggaaaccagagtacccagagaaaacccactcaagcccaaggagaacatgctaagtccacacagtgaggaccgacctgggatcgaaccctcggtcTCAGAACTATTGGCCTGATGCACTAACCCAgaagtgggcaaacttttgggcccgggggccacattgactttaaaaatttgacatatgggccgggtcagcacaagatacgatacagataaaaaaagtgcatccgttaacagtacatatgaaacagaaacagaaaaaaaggactaaagtattaacatactcatcactcatcattaaagtaaaaagtataaagtacaaagtaaagtaaaaaggaatgtattacaaaatattaaaatgtaatttaaaagaagaaaggaaaaatcttggaaaaataaaaataaaaaacattatttggacaacgtcggcgggccagattaaaaggccTTGCGGTCCGgctgtggcccgcgggccgtagtttgcccatgtctgcactAACGACACTGAAAGACACTAATATTAAAAATTACTAGCATTTTCTTCTTTGAATGAGTACACCAGTGAGATTATTTACGGCATTTTGCCACACTGCACGATTTGTGCAAGTCTTCACTTTAACACCTGCCTCACTCAAATGTGCAACTGGAGGAGAgctttcattccaaccaatgtTATTTCATCATGAATGAGCACGGCCTTGTTTATCCACTGATGTGACACGAGCGAGTGTGGGTAATCCCCATCTGATGCTTCTCCAACAAATGCCACCATTTAATCTCCAGATTATGAGCCAATCTCCCTCACCTAAAACGAccgtccacacacacacacacacacatctggaagaGCACGAGGACAACGCAGCAGACATGATTAGAGGCGGGCACACACTCGCTCAGAAAGAGCGATAAAATACACTTTTCAACTTTTCTAACACAGGTGGTAACATCATTTTTAGTGCCACTTTTGTTAGTCAACAATAGCCCACGTAAATCGTTTCTGAAGCCATACAAAAAACTATATTTACAGCACAtttatcaaagtggcggcccgggggccaagtctggcccgccgcatcattttgtgtggcccgggaaaaaaaatgatgagtgccgactttctattttaggatcatattaaaatgaagagtatagatgtatattacatttcctgatttcccccctttttaaattaatatttgccatttttaatcatttttctgtgcttATAGatcaaatatcattttgtaaaatcccaaaatatatatatataaaaaagctcaaataaacattgttttagatctataaaaaactgaatattcagggctttaattcaattattttaacccatttataaaaaataaaaaaatcttaatattatatcaaaaatggtccggcccacgtgaaatcaagttaacgttaaagcggtccacgaaccaacccgagtctgacacccttgatctaaagAATCGAATGAAATCTTCATacaaaaagaaattattttaaCGTTTATGTAAacaagggagagagagagcgagagggggcgccggagcagttgtcaatggcaacagCTTTCTACAGGCCGACCATCAACAAGCGCATTCCATGCTTTCAATGCAAATTTTCATCAAGAAATGATGACAGTTGGGTGCAGTTTTTCAATATGCAATTATTATCACTTAACTGTAAaattaaatcattggctgcctgTCAAAGCAGGAGATGTCCCATCCATTTTAGCAAAGTGTAGTACATTTACCACAAGTTGTTTGTGGGATCTTTCTTGTGGTACACATGCActacagttcagttgtatttaacattATAAGAGAATATCTTTGCAATAACTCTAAGAGGTGTTTATTATTAAGCTGTATTTTGGTACATTATTTAACAATCATGTTTTaaaatactattattttttaagagcaTTATTTTCAACAAACAGAAGCAGATTGAAACTGCACTTAACATTCACAATATCTTTCAATAACTATATAGAATATATGTGACCAATTTAGCAATTGAATGGAATAGTGTATCCAAATTTTTGACTAGTCtacattttttatgaaaaagtgGGACTAGTATGCTAATGCTTAAAATTATGTTGGCAATATTTAAAAGCATAAAATACTTTGTAAGTAGTACTTGCTGGAACAAGTTTGCCAACCACAAtatttgcatattaattaaACAAACAGGTATCACCTGCCCatcatttgataaaaaataaacacctcAATAGGAGTTATCAAAAAGCctgttaatatttaataatttgattGATATGTCAGGGGAATGACTTAAAATAGATGGTTAGAGTCTAATTATCACACGGGATGGCCATGTCGTATCACACAAATAGCAAAAGTTCGagtaaaggttaaaaaaataaaagaatggtAAACTACTGGCACTCAGAACCATTTTGCTTCAAAATAATGGCAAAATTTTGTGAATTGCTCCTTTAAATACACCAACAGTATTCAAGTTGAGTTGCAATTTGGGAAGCGTCATTACGAGAGACAATTGACTGTCCTCCATCAGTTGCAAGGGACAAACTGTCCGTATGTGAGTGATGCGGATCAATACGTTCAGTCCTATATGGCCCAAAAATGACTGAGTGGGGTAATGACTTTGTCCTCTGGGGGTGTTCTACTCTTGATAGCCAACTACAGCCTACATGAAGATGTGGGTCAGAAAAAAAGCACTGGTTtagacacatgcacacaaataaaGAGGTTACCAATGAAGGACAGTAGAAGCAAATTGGGGTCAAGCAGCATGACTGAGATGTGCATCAATTGGGTTGGGGAAAGAAATGGGAGAGGGTGCATATCAGTGCATCATGGCATAGCTACAAATCTTGCAGCAggatttttaaatgcatatgcaatgccagcacaaaaaaaaaaaaacaagcgttAAGCTTGGGGGTTCAAAATAAGTCACGGATTTTAGAGATGCGGCtcaaatacattattattataatacaaGTTGATGTATATAGATGCATTTCTAATTGTGCGGTACACGCAGTAATTGAGCGGTTGCATAGGGGCGTGCATAATGCACACGTTTTGTAAACAAACACAGTCATTTGCGAGTTTAGGATTGTGGGGGGCAAAAATGGAAGGAATTTGTCAAACATCAAAAACAGGTCATTGAACGCAGCATCTCCATTTCTCCGTGTTGACAGTTTATGTATTGAGCGCAAAGCACTCGCTCATCCTCGCCTTTGCAGCAGAATTTACGAGTACGTCACGGGAGCCATTATccgacaaaaaaatggaggtttcCCGAATTGCGATGAGGGGCATCGTACCTGTAATCGGCGAATTCCGTGGTTTCACGCGGACCCTCCGGAGCTTCCAGGCCCGGATGCACTCCTCCGCTGTATCCGCCCACAGGAGACCCGAAAAATACAGCACCCGCTCGATTCCGGTTCCAAGCGTTCTGTTCACAAACATAAATAACTAGATCAACCTCTTCGGATAACCCGAATAAGCGACGCAGCCAAGGGATGAAGGCACGAACCCAAGAAAACGCCGTTTGGATGACAGCAAGAGCAGATTAAAGAGTCTGGAGAAGGATCTCCCCAGTCCATCGACTGAGTGGACGGGAGGGGTATAATCAAGCTGGCCAACGTCAAAACACCACTTCCTGTTTGAGTAACAAATAAAAGCAGCAGAGCATCCGGTTATTGTGCGAAATGTATTGCTTTGGTGCTGAAATTCATATGGATTATCTTCCAATATATCTTTATAAGGTGATTTTTAAACAGGTTACCTTCTACTCATCACAATGTCATCCACTGGGTAGATTATTAAACTCTTAAATACGTTTAggatttaaattgaaatgacattttgatatCGTTAATTCTATATTGGAAGCAAGATAGTAACACAAGCTGTCACATTGTTTCAGAGAAAGTGCGCCCTCTGCTGTGGAAATACAAACggtgtttttttgtataaacaaCCCCGTTACTTTGGAGAAATGCGTTAAATGATGAAGgctaaaatgcaaatatatattgCTATATCAGCGGGAAATTGTTAGATTTTAACATCAAAGTATCGGTTCATCGTATGGAGGAAAAGACAACAAATATAAACAACAGGCTGCGTTTTGTTGCCCTTATGCACTTTGCCCTACATCCACACATTTCTACCCGTGACGGACGGCCAAACAGTACCTTAACACGGTGGAATAATGTCGCAGGCTGCAGAACGCCTCCGGATAAAGATCGGTCATCTGGATCGGCCATCGGCTCCTGTCGTATCCTTTTATTATGGAGCATATTCGTCGCTACTCTATGCCGGGTGATCACCTATTCTGCAGCCGGAAAAGATGCATCGAGAGACGGCTAGCGTTGCCTGTTTAGGACGCGCTGCAACCTGAGACTTCAGGCCTATTGGAAGGCAGTTTAAAGGTTACAAATAATGTAAACATGCACGTTCCCAActgttattttacattttaaaggcATGTACGTGttctgatacttttttttacgaGTAGTATAACAACAGCAAACTGTATCAAACAATTTGGATCAAGCTTTTGGACAGTTTGTTGATGAGTTGATTGTTCAGGTGTGGTATAGAGGAAGGAGATCTGGAAAGAAAAACCCGGATCTCATGGATTGGAGTTGCTCACCTGTTCGAATCTTTTGGTGTGGGTGCATGTAAACAATGTCTGTAAGTCCTCAATAGTATAGTGAAATATTTAGAGCTGATCAATATCTAATGAGGGAAACAACACTATGTTCTTGGTAGTaatcaaaatgtccaaaaagcaTGTCTCCATATTTAAgtcatgaataaatgttttgtttcaaaataaaatccttgACTTGAGCTACTTAAGGCAACACTGACGTCTGCTCAAATTGCTACACAACAGTCTCACAAATTAAAGTAAggacacttcattttaatgacTATTTCACACACTGATGATTTCATGATGCTTTGTCAGATACTCCCTCGATAACGACTTATTGAAACCTGAAGATCGACTCTTCTACGAACAAAATGGATACTTTCTCGTGAAGAATCTGATTTCTGATGACGATGTGGATTTATTCAGGTCATCAATTAAAACTGAAGCATCAACGATAAAAATCAAGCCCAAAATTCAAGTAATGTTTCTACGTTGTCTACAGGAAGGAATTTGAGCGCATTTGCCAACGGAAAGTTAGCATTCCCGGGCTGATAGTGATGAGAGATGTCGCCATCGCCAAGTCCGAGTTCGTTCCAGATCAAAAAGCCGTCACCAAACTTCAAGACTTTCAGGAAGATCCTGAACTCTTCCGCTATTGTGCTTTACCACAGgtgcaaaaactatttttgagcAAATTATATTCCCAAGCTAAACGTAGACTTTCAACCAGATCTTAAAGTATGTGGAGTGTTTCACTGGGCCGAACATTATGGCCATGCACACCATGCTCATCAACAAGCCTCCTGATGCAGGTTTGAAGATGCACTGATCCCCAACCACTAAAGAAGAGCTTCCGAAACCTTCCTCTGAATTCTGCTTTTTACAGGAAAGAAAACATCTCGCCACCCTATGCATCAGGACCTGCATTACTTCCCATTCCGGCCAGCTGATCGCATCGTCTGTGCTTGGACGGCTTTGGAGCGGGTGAACAGGCAAAACGGCTGCCTTGTGGTGTTGCCCGGAACTCACACAGGCATGCTCAAGGAACACGACTATCCAGAGTGGGAGGTACGATAACCCTGGTTTCAAAGTATACGACCCAATTTTGGACTCTTTaattcacaggtgtcaaagtggcggcccgggggccaaatctggcccgccgcatcattttgtgtggcctgggaaagtaaataatgagtgccgactctgttttacgatcaaattaaaatgaagagtatggttgtatcttaaatttcctgatttttccccttttaaatcaataattgcaattttttaatcattttttctgtttttatgtcaaaaatcatcttgcaaaatcttaaaatatataaaaatattttctgttttccactttaatatggaacacaataaaaaatgttttccttttgaaatgaaaaccaattattaaataaatgatgttCTCTTACTCAagtaaaaaagctcaaattaccaataaaaaaatatatttcggGCTATTAATtcagttcctttaatccatttattaaaaaaaaaatctaaatattatatctaatatggcccggcccatgtgaaattgagttgacattaaagcggccaaCGAACCAACCCAATTCTGACACCCTTATTCTAATCTAACACATTTCCAGGGTGGTGTCAACAAAATGTATCACGGCGTTCGTGACTACAACCCAGAACATCCCAGAGTACACCTAGAGATGGAAAAGGGCGACACCGTCTTCTTCCACCCATTGTTGATCCACGGTTCTGGAATTAACCAGACGCAAGGATTTCGCAAGGTGCTGCTCTAGTCAAATGTTTTCCTTCAAGTTCATTAACATAATTTACGTCTTCCCATCTTTCCAGGCCATCTCTTGCCATTACGCTAGCTCGAATTGCTATTACATCGACgtaaagggaactacacaggaAAATATTGAGAGGGAGGTGAAGGAGATTGCATCCAGGAAGTACCCTAATGCTACCAACATCACCTTCCAGGTAAATCGACATTATTGAATAGCATACAGTAGTGCTTAAAAtcctattttcaaaatgtttttatgtgcCTCCTCCTGCAGGACACATGGGCGTTTCGGGGCCGACTGGTCAAAGGACAAAGAAGTCGACTATGAAAAAAAGGATAGGACATGTTCACATTATCATGAATACttatgaaataattccaaattgtctgttagcttcctttcattgccttTCGCCcttgttgcactgcttccagatatgtgttttcatatttaagcatctaaccaatcacatttcagccattatttgttgccagggtcataaatctgcctcaaggccttcacaatcagttctgcaggctctgctgcattaaacaagtgtcgataagattgttgctttaaccaatcagaattcaatttggTAACACccaggccttctcgcaggcgtagggatacgtcatcactttcaccaactatgattggctagttataggtggactagccagagctaccaagctgtatCTGGAGTGGGCTgcacaagtaaatatattgttgtggcgatagaaaaggagtACAGGTGTGTACAggtgaaaaggatttttggtgagtaaaatatggctatactactgaataatatttcaattgtatgcggttgttattgatgattttttgtcACAATCTGTAGCTgcagaggttttatagccataaaatagtttttgctgaaggcgtcactaggaaatgcacggaccgccactgtttAAATGTCATTAGTGTCATATTTAGATGGCTCTTATATTACAATAATTTGCACAAAAAGGCAATTCTATGCATACAGGTTGAAAAATTGGCATATATGTTGATTCTAGAAAAAAAGACTGGGGAAATGGAGGACttgaaatattttgattaaACGGCAACACTTGAATGTATACTGTTTTAACAGTGTTtgaataaaaaattcaaaaaaatggaagaaatgcATCCAGTCTGATAGATTTTAGGCACTCCTCAATACAACTCTCCACCCACTTTCTTTCCCTCACTTACCCTTCTTACTTTTCTCTACACATCACCCATCAGAATCAAACAAAGTACTTACAGTTAAGTTGAGTCTATGACAGCTCATCAAGATGTCTCGGAGTCCAATTTTGCTTTTGCCTTGCTTCATCACCCTCCTCATCCTTGCACGTAAGTCAATTTTGTGTCACTGAGTAGACGCCATTTGCATATTCAAGGTAGTTCTTTTTTTGCGAGGTATTTGTAAACATTTCCGTCTTAGTTTCATGTGTCAGTGAAAGTGCGGACGACTCTAAACAAGCAGAAGTCAAAGGTAATAATCTCAAAATATCATAACTCACCATTCTTGCTGAGTTCTTGAACTTTGACCTTTAGAATCTGCACGGCCGGTGTTCATGCCAGGAGCGGATGCCTCCAACTTTTTCAAACGGCGCAACCGCCGCTCCGTTAGATACTACGAGCAAATAGGTGAGTCGGAGGAAAACTATAGAATGTATGGATGAAAATATCAGGGGTGGCTGTTAAGTCAATCAGGTATTATTGCTGCAGGAGTCACAGGATAGCGTGGAGCGCTCTTCTCCTTTAACGGTATTAATTCCAGTTTGTTTCCAGCGGAGCAAAGGGTGCATCGGGCAAACACGGAGCGGCGAAGGGAGTACAACGAGGAACAACGCAACGAATATGAACACTACGCTGAAGAAGATCGAACCGGTAAACCCTGAACCTGTGACTGGCAGATCCTATACTAAATACCACAGCACATAATATGaccaatttcaatattttcccttttaaacaGAGCAAAGGGAAAGAACAAGTGAGAAATACGAGCAAGTGAGGGAGTATAATTACGACGGACGTTATCCTCGATTTTACTGGTCTCACTGAGCGCAATCCATGTAAGCGCTCAAGGTAAAAATGttgttctgtttaaaaaaaataaaaattaaatattacattgagcaCTTTCAATAAAGAagtttaacattaaataaaCCAAGCTTGTTTAATTGCTTTTTCCATGCAAGCTTCATAAAAGGTTACACTTAGCTGGCGGCATCTAGTTAAATCTTTACATTGttatgggctttttttttgtttttttgaggaaAGGTACTTTTACTTGTCTTTTATGAATTGGCGGGTCAAACAAAGATGAGTTTCCTGGACAGTTTGTGCCGTTAATGTGTTTAACACACCACAGTACTGTCTGGAATTTGGAGTATTCAGATGGAATCAGGGGTGGGAGGGATGGAATATTAGCAAAAGAAGAGGTTTTGCTGCGTAAGTCATTTAAGCTGAAATCATTTCCAGAGTGGAAAAGACGAAGGAGAAATGCCAAAAACTGTGTGCTGATGTTGTCcaataaaaaagtggaaaccACTTCAGACTTCAAGGTTGGCGTAAGCCCCAACACCTGGAGaggatttaaatgtttttttttaatgagatcaTCACATTTCATGCatcgtattttctgcactataaggcgcacattcAATgaataatccattttaaaatttgtttcaaaTACATATAAaccgcaccggattataaaatgccgtagtagtagtagtagtagtagtagtagtagtagtagtagtagtagaagaagtggtggtggtagtagtcaaGGTGGTTTACTAGTAGTGGTTAGCAGTTGTgttactagatggagctgtgctaaaatGGAGTTTTACACAattattaaccaatattgatccatttaTAAAAGGCATATCATATTATAACGCATACTGCcagcttttgagaaaatgtaagtcttttagttgcatcttatagtgcagaaatacAGTACCTTTAGAGATGTAAATTGATTAACTTTGCAGTTTTTGAAAGGTAAAAGATGAATACAATTGAATGCATTGGGgtatttctttttgttgatGTGGACTAGCCAAGACAATATTCAAAGAAATATGAACTAGTTAGATAAGGAGAGTAATATGA containing:
- the phyh gene encoding phytanoyl-CoA dioxygenase, peroxisomal, with the protein product MSQAAERLRIKIGHLDRPSAPVATLTSAQIATQQSHKLKYSLDNDLLKPEDRLFYEQNGYFLVKNLISDDDVDLFRKEFERICQRKVSIPGLIVMRDVAIAKSEFVPDQKAVTKLQDFQEDPELFRYCALPQILKYVECFTGPNIMAMHTMLINKPPDAGKKTSRHPMHQDLHYFPFRPADRIVCAWTALERVNRQNGCLVVLPGTHTGMLKEHDYPEWEGGVNKMYHGVRDYNPEHPRVHLEMEKGDTVFFHPLLIHGSGINQTQGFRKAISCHYASSNCYYIDVKGTTQENIEREVKEIASRKYPNATNITFQDTWAFRGRLVKGQRSRL
- the ucmaa gene encoding upper zone of growth plate and cartilage matrix associated a; translation: MSRSPILLLPCFITLLILALSCVSESADDSKQAEVKESARPVFMPGADASNFFKRRNRRSVRYYEQIAEQRVHRANTERRREYNEEQRNEYEHYAEEDRTEQRERTSEKYEQVREYNYDGRYPRFYWSH